Below is a genomic region from Drosophila albomicans strain 15112-1751.03 chromosome 2R, ASM965048v2, whole genome shotgun sequence.
ACGACAACAATCACGCACGCATACGTCCGTGACATTGATTCACATTCAAAGAGGCAGAGAGAAAGCGGCTGTTTGGCTGGCTGGTGTTGgcgaaaaaagaaacaaagcTAAAATAAAACGAGGAAGCGTCGGCGGCGGCCACTGGCAGTAGTAATCAGCTGCTCGcggaaaaacaacaacaaatttcatattaattgcGTCAAAGGAAGGCATGTGCTGAGCATTATAGGAAATTTTCACGCATTGCCAGCAAAAAGATCGGCCAGAACGGAGCTAAAACAGCACAGCGCAGCACAGCAAACGGCAACGGCATCGCAGAGCAGTGAATGCAGTGCAGCTCAACTGGAGGCAACTGGATTTATAATTGAACGACATTCGACGTCACCGATTAAAATCGTTTTGTGTTGTGTAATCAAATaggaaaaagtaaaattattcGTGATGACTTCAACAGCGCCAACAGctcctccagcagcagcacagctgCTGCGCCCGCCAAGAAGACGCCACCCAAGTCCATGAAATACATCATTGGCGGTGCCAGTGGCATGGGCGCCACTCTGTGTGTGCAACCTCTCGATCTGATCAAGAATCGTATGCAAATCGCCGGTGCTGGCAGCGGTAAGAAGGAATTCCGCAATTCCTTCCATTGCATTCAGACTGTAATCAGTCGCGAGGGACCTTTGGCCTTGTACCAGGGCATCTCCGCAGCTCTGCTGAGGCAGGCGACCTACACCACCGGTCGCCTGGGCATGTACACCACGCTGAATGAGGAGTATCGCGATCGCTTCCAGCGCGATCCCAATGTCATAGCCAGCATGGCGATGGGCACGATAGCCGGAGCCGTGGGCGCGTTCATTGGCACACCGGCTGAAGTGGCTCTGGTGCGTATGACCTCCGATGGACGGCTGCCCGTGGCGGAGCGTCGCAACTACTCGAACGTGTTCAATGCTTTGGTGCGCATGACACGCGAAGAAGGAATAACGGCACTGTGGCGTGGATGTGTGCCTACCATGGGCCGAGCTATGGTGGTGAATATGACACAATTGGCCAGTTATTCGCAGTTCAAGACATACTTCCGCACTGGACCCCTGAAGATGGATGAGGGcatcaaattgcatttctgTGCCAGTATGTTGAGCGGTTTGTTGACCACAATTGCCTCGATGCCGCTGGACATTGCCAAGACGCGCATTCAGAACATGAAGACCATCAACGGCAAGCCGGAATATCGCGGTACGATTGATGTGCTACTCCGTGTCATCCGACAGGAGGGCGTCTTCTCATTGTGGAAGGGCTTCACGCCGTACTACTTCCGTCTGGGACCCCACACCGTGTTGACCTTCATTCTGATGGAGCAGCTGAACCAGGGCTTCAACAAGTATGTCCTGGGTGTGGAAAAGAGTGGTTCGGGACTCTAAAGAAGAGATCTGCGGCCTTTGGAGAGCAGTGTGTGTAATGTTTTAATTGTTAGAGTTGTATCGCCAATTGTTATCACTGTTAAACCCACTGACAACTGCATATATTCCAAGCACCAACTCCGAAGATCTAAATCAATTTAACGACAATACGAACGAGCATGAGACGATGGTATAGCTGttgtacatacttatataGAGTACAGATATATTTAGAGCATTTAAATGTCGGAATTCCGGTGACAATATTAGAAAATTACAAGTTGTATCAGTTTTATATGAATTAAGCGAAAAGTGGATTCTCAATAAAGCACaatatattgcaattttacTGACCAAATGTCTAATTACATCCATATACTATAATGCTGAACACGCCCTTTGGTGTTGggtcaaatatattttttttttttttcaatttttgcatattttttaccACCCACCCATTCGTCTAGCTACCAATTGCTAAACCCGCTATGATAAGCGTTATCATTTGCCGTGTTTCTCCAGTGCCCAAAGTACAATGATATAGTCTGAGGTTTCAGCTCTCTCTTTCACCGGGGGTGTTGATAACAAAACATTGATAACCCTCGAGAATAAGCCAACTCTTATGTAATGCCAAAAGCCTGGAGCTATGTTAATACTAGATACCCAACTGATTAGATTTAATCATAGCGGGTCATAAAAACGGACAGCATTCAATAAGTGTTTGCTGATGATAAGACTGTGCGAAGTGTAAACAACATATTAACAGAAGTCTGTTTGTGGAGCATTCTGTTAACCACAACAAGTGAATCGACTGTTAACAGCAGTGGATCATCTCTTAACAGCAGTGGATCGTAATGAGCGCAGCGACTGTGGAACAAATTGTTAACAGTTGCATCAACTGAATATGAGAAAGCAATTTTGGTAAGCTAGCCATTTTTTATGATTCTGTCAACTAAAAAGAgggaaattgtttaaaatacaTGTTTTTCATTGTaatctaaatttatattttaagttttatttttgactccgttaattcaattttgttgttaacaGAATAAACATTGTTAATCTATACTAGTGTgcagtatttataattaattcacATGAAATTATGacacattaaattgaattatcaaAAAAGTGTAAATTGGCGCATTGCGTTTAATGTTCCATCAAATTGGTTAAAAAgccacaaatttaaatttaatcagatgacaatttaaattaaactcttatttaattcaaaaaggCAATTTCATTAGCCATCGCATCTTTGTAAGCATTagttaaattgtaaattttatttattacgcaGAAGCAGTAAAAAGAACAAATAGCTTATTTCAAAAGTTAAGGAATGGCGGGCATATTAGTTATGTGAGATAATAAACaactttaatcaaattttcataaaagaAATGCATGGAAAACTTACCAGTGGATCGATGTGGACTATAATATCAGagtattaattatacaaaCCATATCcaacttaatatttaaactaCAGTTAAAATCGATTTGCAGGGTATTATCTGTTCGACTCTTTGCGTTGCCCTTTTTTTAAGTTTGCTAAGCGAAGCGTTACAGTTTCCCAAAAATTGGAAGCGAGAATTATGCCCCGAAGGCGAAATAACGGAAgctgactttggctttggccacAAGCGAGCATCGCATATTATACTCATTTTATTGGCCTGCGACCAGACAGACGGCAGCTGCTTGGAGCCCGGCGCTTAACGGTTGGCTTTAACTTGAACTCATCCTGCCGCCAAATAGtatttgtgaaataaaattttagcGCTGTGCTCCGCGTGTCTCCCCAACAATCTTTGCAGCTATAAGtaacaaatcaaaaagtttatctcataaataaatgaaaataaaaagcttttTTGCTGGCGGGCGCACTTAAACGAGTTCtgcattttattaaacacTTGGCTTTTATTTTCGGTTGTTGTCTAGGACTTTAACTTACGTACGCTGCAAAATTTAGATGATGTTATCCTTTAGCTTTGCAACTTGAACTGCTTCCTGGGGCACAATTAAAATTCcttcgcacacacatacacactgaGAAAGCACTTTGAGCAGTCAGCTTTGAAACGGACTTCAATGATCAAGAAAGTGACGAGGCATTGCTTTAATGGCCCTCTCCTCTTTGCTTTACTGTGACTTTATGGCATTTGCACTATCCATTTGCTGATGGAAGGACCTTGGCAATTGGTAAACAGTTTTCACAGTCATTCTGACCCATTGCATAGAGGACATCAATGCCACAGAATGCGCCGTATTTTGGCATATTGCAAATCTGTTTAACATGCGCTTTTAATTAACACTCGCAAAGAGAGTCTGCCACTCATCGGAAAGTACACCCAACGTCCCACGGATCCAcgtaaatgtaatttaattaacgtGACTATGCCACACACGCATTGAATGTCCATTGAATGTCCACGTCAATTCCCAGGGACTCGCTCATAGTTAGGCTCGTTAAAATGTGGCTCAGATTTCTGTTTAGCCAACGGACATTACTAGCTGTCTATTAGTGCTCGATATACCCTAGCTAGAGGGTACAGCAATTATTGCAGTTAAAGTCAATGTATAGATTCGATTACAGTCCgggaaaataattgaatactCTTTTCGAGATTTGTTGAACTTCACTTTAAatcacaattaatttaaatttcctcTTAAAGGGCATTCGATTTTAGAGTTTTGTATTTCACTATTGAGTCGAATTCGATTTTGGAAGCACATCGATAGCAACGCTAAACCAAAAGCGAGAGAATAGACAGTTTCTGGCTGAATAACTGCGGCCGcagatgttttttttattcttcctTTTTTGGTGTAGCATGGCTCATAATTCATCGCACTCAGTTAACTGGATGGCTGGTTAGTTGGCTAGCTGGCTGAAAGGATGGCGGTCACTTGCCTGTCGCTGGCCATTTGCCGCTTGggcttgctgttgctgtattGTTTTCTCTGCTCTGCGCGTTTTTGTTACGTTAATTGCAATACGATGCTCGACGGACGCCGCGACGTCGGCCCTGGGCGCCAAACTAATTGCTTTTGCCGACGCGCaacttttttgcatttattatcaTGGAATTTATGAAAGTACGAGTATTTAATAATGGCTTATACACAATGTACGCGTATTTTACACCAACTCTATATCATAGATTCGTCACGAGCACTGCGAAATTCTCTTCTGTCCACAGTGAGGAGCGCGCAACATACGCGCCATGACCGTGGAGACAACctaaacggaaacggaaatgcaGAACAACTGCTCTGTTAttgtgttttgctgttgtcgccgCTTGTCGCTTGTTGTCTGCTAGCCATTTTTTGCACTtctatttttgtgttttgcttgctttttttgttttagttttttgtccAGTTGCCATCCGTCGAGTGCGCCGTCAACACAAGCAAACCTCCCTAGGGCTTCCCAAACCGAAACTAACTGTACCCATTCCAAACGAACAATTTTGTTAGCAACTTCCGTTTTTCCCATTAGCCGTGTACATAACGTTTAACTAGCTCTTGAGATTTAGTTCAGCAAACTTGAAACTAGACAAGAGAGCTTGCTGCAAACTTTGCTCAGTctcaaaaacttttaaattgattagCATGTAGTTACTAGTCACCCATCTTAGCCCTATTTGGCTATCGCTCAGCTAACCCACCCAAGCCCGTTAAGAGGCAAGTGGCTGGCTGCATTTCAATTAGCCATCTCAGTGTACAGTGTAAGATGCATAGTGAAGACCCATCGCATGCTTAATCTCTTATGCTCCGTTCGTAACGAAAGTTTGGCTACAATTTCCACGGAAATAATGTAACCAAGACGATAACGGCTACTTATCAATAGAAATATTGAATGCCTagagtatttatttagctttttctattagcaaaaatttgtagcatactttaaGGCGCAACACTTTTTCTGCATTTAATGCGACCTGTTGTACGGAAGGAATAAAATGGAGAAAGAAAACTATTTATTGTTACGACTGAAAGGTGAAGAGTTTTGGCTTTTTATGCTAAAAAGGTGCTTAGATGATTAATGGATTGATTTAGCAGCGGGTTAAAAGGGTAACCCCAACAGCCTTTAACCCATTTCACACTTCTCTCACTCTAGTTTAGTGGCTTGAAAATAAAGCTGAGATGATGCGTGTAGAAGAAgtaattgcaaatatatagtatatactacaCTTACTTATTATAGCCACAGAAAACTCCCGCAGAGAACCCATTTACTTCAAATTCCCCCTATTCTGATGTCGAAAGCAACCCTTTCCTTTTACTCGGCTGCTTTATTTATGCCACAAAATTAGCTGTAACTCCAACTTAATGAAGCAGCATAAAGGAAtcgatgtgtgtatgtgtgtgtgtgcttgcttgAGTGTGAGTTTGACACAATTTGTCATTTGTCAAGTTTGGGTTTGAAGCGAATGTATGCTCGAAGGGCAGAACCAAACCCATACAAATTAAACCCTATACCAAATGAACTTTTTTATTAACTGGCAAAAGTTTACAGCATGCGCACATTTTATTAATGCATTCTCGaatctttattatttgtataaagtCCCCTTTCCCCTTTACTGCGTGTCCGTGTCCCATTGGCTTTAACTTTCAATTGTCTTTGTTTCAACTTTGGCTTTGATATTCCTGCTCTGGCAGATTGACTGTCTGAAAGTTGCGCACAGAAGAGAACTTCTCACATTCAATTCCAAAAATCCCTCCCAGTcctaagcacacacacacacactcacacacttccACACGTCTCCTGCTCTAGGCATTCGCTTAATCCTGCTGCTCGTGCTCTTTATTCTGGTGACATTTAAAAgtgatttcatttatttttattacactGCAGCAACGCTTATGTAAAAtgcactttaatttatttaattgaattcaatttgtaacGAATTGCGAACGAGAACGAAAACGAGTCTGACCCTGTGTGCTTActgtctgtgtttttttttattcgctcCGGCTTTCTGGATTTATTAAAGCATTAAATTGAAGACTTACAGTTTAGTGTCGAAGCGTAGAGTTttacgagaacaacaacagcaacaaggagGAGTGGCAGTGTCAATGTCGTTGTTAAAGCTGCGGCTGCcctttgccattgttgttgtagcatGTCGCTTGATGTTGTTGGCCCTGTTGTTGGCAGAAGACCAGCaccagcagtagcagcaacagcagcatcagtgGCTGAGCCAGGACCACGACATGTACGTGATTGCCATGGGAGGCTACTGCAACAGCGGGCGGTCCTTGGCTGGATTCTGGCTGCCTTTGCCGTTTGGCCAGCTGAATGAGCCTGTAATTTGTACTTGCATTCATGAACCAGCGTGTTTTCACTCACAATGTCTGCTGTTGTCCGTATGtttgtattgttattgtttttgtatgtgtgtcagTGTGCGTGAAGTTAttcaacacaaatacaaaaaacacagaaaaaatgCCGAGGCTGCTC
It encodes:
- the LOC117575199 gene encoding mitochondrial 2-oxoglutarate/malate carrier protein — its product is NRFVLCNQIGKSKIIRDDFNSANSSSSSSTAAAPAKKTPPKSMKYIIGGASGMGATLCVQPLDLIKNRMQIAGAGSGKKEFRNSFHCIQTVISREGPLALYQGISAALLRQATYTTGRLGMYTTLNEEYRDRFQRDPNVIASMAMGTIAGAVGAFIGTPAEVALVRMTSDGRLPVAERRNYSNVFNALVRMTREEGITALWRGCVPTMGRAMVVNMTQLASYSQFKTYFRTGPLKMDEGIKLHFCASMLSGLLTTIASMPLDIAKTRIQNMKTINGKPEYRGTIDVLLRVIRQEGVFSLWKGFTPYYFRLGPHTVLTFILMEQLNQGFNKYVLGVEKSGSGL